A part of Ignavibacteriales bacterium genomic DNA contains:
- a CDS encoding type II toxin-antitoxin system RelE/ParE family toxin, giving the protein MILKRVKVKFKVNIAASTEEDLFEIYQYVYLNDSEEKAEKLYSKLYEKCLSLQEYPNRGHVPPELKLLGVNDFLELNYKPYRIIYQIIEKVVFVHCVLDGRRDIQKLLQERLIRE; this is encoded by the coding sequence ATGATTTTAAAAAGAGTCAAAGTGAAGTTCAAAGTTAATATTGCCGCTTCAACTGAGGAGGATTTGTTTGAAATATATCAATACGTTTACTTAAACGATTCAGAAGAAAAGGCTGAAAAATTATATTCGAAATTGTATGAGAAATGTTTGTCGCTTCAAGAATATCCAAATCGCGGACACGTCCCTCCCGAATTAAAACTGCTTGGGGTAAATGATTTCCTGGAACTAAACTATAAACCTTACCGCATTATTTATCAAATTATTGAAAAGGTTGTGTTTGTCCATTGTGTTTTAGATGGGCGCAGAGATATACAAAAATTATTGCAAGAAAGATTGATACGAGAATAA
- a CDS encoding MCE family protein, with product MHKSLKAAKLGIFIFLGSVLMVTIIFLLGNKEALFKSTFTVKTYFKNIEGLRNGAPVRLSGIDVGSVKSIDIAKDTTGRIIVTMRLLTDIEQFIRKDTKASIETEGLVGNKVVILQIGSNSSEQVGEGGTILSKEPLSFADVIEETQGILAYTKQMTKDLSEITTKINRGEGTIGRILTDEELYNAATDLTKRADNSLVNITEQLNEVSNLFIDLGVSVRGAVVNVNDVISQIDSVFNNVRKGEGVIGSLLVKGTEQDSIITAVMKNLLQVSEETKSGASKLAENMEALKHNWLFKSYFEERGYWSGEEFEKEIDTKLIELNDKIKQLDERIETLKQMEK from the coding sequence ATTTTTATTTTTCTTGGAAGCGTGCTTATGGTTACTATTATCTTTCTGCTCGGTAACAAAGAAGCGCTTTTCAAATCCACATTTACCGTCAAAACTTATTTCAAAAATATTGAGGGCTTACGCAACGGTGCACCGGTTCGACTCAGCGGAATAGATGTAGGCAGCGTTAAAAGTATAGACATTGCTAAAGACACAACAGGCAGGATCATCGTTACAATGCGCCTGTTAACCGACATTGAACAGTTCATTCGAAAAGATACCAAAGCGAGCATCGAGACAGAAGGGCTTGTCGGCAACAAAGTTGTGATTCTTCAAATCGGCAGCAACTCAAGCGAGCAGGTTGGCGAGGGGGGTACTATTTTATCTAAAGAGCCGCTTAGCTTTGCTGATGTTATTGAAGAGACGCAGGGAATTCTTGCCTACACAAAACAGATGACGAAAGATCTTTCCGAAATTACAACCAAGATTAACAGGGGTGAGGGAACAATCGGAAGAATTTTAACCGACGAGGAACTTTACAATGCTGCCACGGATCTTACCAAACGCGCCGATAATAGTCTTGTGAACATAACAGAACAGCTTAATGAAGTTTCAAATCTTTTTATTGATCTTGGTGTCAGCGTGCGAGGTGCAGTTGTTAATGTTAATGATGTTATCTCACAGATAGATTCAGTATTTAATAACGTGCGCAAAGGGGAGGGAGTCATCGGTTCGCTGCTAGTGAAAGGCACCGAACAGGATTCCATTATCACAGCAGTGATGAAAAATCTTCTGCAAGTTTCCGAAGAAACAAAATCCGGCGCCTCAAAACTTGCTGAAAATATGGAAGCACTTAAACACAACTGGCTTTTCAAAAGTTATTTTGAAGAACGCGGCTATTGGAGCGGAGAAGAATTCGAAAAAGAAATTGACACCAAGCTGATTGAACTGAACGACAAAATAAAACAGCTTGACGAAAGAATAGAAACACTGAAGCAAATGGAAAAGTGA